A stretch of Burkholderiales bacterium DNA encodes these proteins:
- a CDS encoding CopG family transcriptional regulator produces MEWQTMAGELEKITINLGYIDLGQIDLLVQEAFYSNRTDFIRTAIRNQLTAHADTVKQMVARKTLVLGLQHYTRNDLEALRASGQKLQIQVLGLATIADDVSAELARATIDSVVVLGAFHTSAEVKVALADRIR; encoded by the coding sequence ATGGAGTGGCAGACAATGGCAGGCGAACTCGAAAAGATCACGATCAATCTCGGCTACATCGATCTTGGCCAGATCGATTTGCTGGTACAGGAAGCCTTTTATTCCAATCGCACCGATTTCATACGCACGGCCATTCGCAATCAGTTGACCGCGCACGCCGATACGGTCAAGCAAATGGTCGCGCGGAAAACGCTGGTGCTCGGCCTTCAGCACTACACGCGCAACGATTTGGAAGCGCTGCGCGCGTCCGGCCAGAAGCTGCAAATTCAGGTGCTGGGGCTGGCGACCATCGCTGACGACGTTTCCGCCGAATTGGCGCGCGCCACCATAGACTCGGTCGTCGTGCTCGGCGCCTTTCATACCAGCGCGGAAGTCAAAGTGGCGCTCGCCGACCGGATTCGATAA
- a CDS encoding SDR family oxidoreductase, producing MRDIILITGGSGGIGAATAFLAARRGYTVCINYLRNRGAAEALVEQIRRDGGDAIAIGADISLEADVQRLFETIDESLGRITALVNNAGILEAQMRVEEMDADRLRRIFATNVIGSFLCARQAVRRMSAKHGGAGGAIVNVSSAASRIGAPGEYVDYAASKGAIDTMTVGLAREVAAEGIRVNAVRPGLIYTDIHASGGEPQRIDRLKDSIPMRRGGWPDEVANAILWLLSDQASYVNGAIVDVTGGR from the coding sequence ATGCGCGACATCATTCTGATCACTGGCGGCAGCGGCGGCATAGGCGCGGCAACCGCATTCCTGGCAGCGCGGCGTGGCTATACCGTCTGCATCAACTATTTGCGCAATCGCGGCGCCGCCGAAGCGCTTGTCGAGCAAATTCGCCGCGACGGCGGCGACGCGATTGCGATTGGCGCCGACATCAGCCTCGAAGCCGACGTACAGCGCCTTTTCGAAACCATAGACGAATCGCTCGGCCGCATTACCGCGTTGGTCAACAACGCCGGCATTCTGGAAGCGCAGATGCGCGTCGAGGAAATGGACGCCGATCGTTTGCGGCGCATATTCGCGACGAATGTGATCGGAAGCTTTTTGTGCGCGCGGCAAGCTGTGCGCCGCATGTCGGCAAAGCATGGCGGCGCGGGCGGCGCGATCGTCAACGTGTCATCGGCCGCCTCGCGCATCGGCGCGCCCGGCGAGTATGTCGATTACGCGGCTTCCAAGGGCGCGATCGATACGATGACGGTTGGATTGGCCAGGGAAGTTGCAGCCGAAGGCATACGCGTCAACGCTGTTCGACCCGGCCTGATTTACACCGATATCCACGCCAGCGGCGGCGAACCGCAGCGGATCGATCGCCTCAAGGACAGCATACCGATGCGGCGCGGCGGGTGGCCTGACGAGGTGGCCAATGCGATTCTCTGGCTGCTGTCGGACCAGGCGTCCTACGTCAACGGCGCGATCGTCGATGTGACCGGCGGAAGATAG